From a single Shewanella donghaensis genomic region:
- the recC gene encoding exodeoxyribonuclease V subunit gamma encodes MLRLIQSNQMEVLSEQLSKMLAIPLDNANLLANEHILVQSPGMSTWLRLEVAKYNGIAAALSFPLPSSFTWQLCHELLPDVPKDNAFTKAAMTWKLMDLLPPLLDDPDFAPLQAYLAPVENQHANNTDEALPYVQAGSFDAIKLYQLCGRIADIFDQYLVYRPEWILAWEQNEQPLKLEENQRWQPKLWCALIEYNQHHLHASTYHRANLHQHLIAALQNPETVIKSLPERLFVFGISSMPPQTLQVLYHLAERIEVIMFSLSPCQHYWGDIVDPKARARMALQYSDRKQLGEDWENKLEVGNPILANNGKMGRELLDLMLELPPEHTDFSYDCYIEPDQSPDSLNLLQGVQYDILQMETLGQALGPDATLYQNVSNRRSLKQQDQSITLRSCHSPLREVETLHDHLLELLSTNANDNGKESLKPKDIVVMMPDVAAYAPYIDAVFGTSNSGLHRSNDDSGKAANYYIPYAIADRGAAQESPLINSFLNLLNINQSRFGLTDIISILEVPAILRKFQLDDDALQLIRRWLDDANVRWGRDEKTRLQQGVPAFKQNSWAFGISRLIQGYAFNDESALYHDSLLVQGVEGQSAQILGYLLNFLEAIDEYQLQLASQCPTLERIEQLQGLLEVFFDADDDEREQVQTIREALVTLSTELEDAGHQGELDVEVLKQWFNQNLNESRVGQRYLAGSVNFCTLMPMRSIPFKVVCLLGMNDGVYPRVQHPVGFDLMAHNGAIKGDRSRRLDDRYLFLEALLSAREQFYISYIGHSERDNAERIPSMLVSELTEYCQLCYFADYFFNKQSAFNKENGNNQELELELELENRQGLRQTIAVSDADKALLTHLIQQQPLQPFDAKLFTPRDANDHQDKHVLQQSYNHQWCPPNASDAKALRNNSRFFNSAAPLDLSADDNLLEALSGQDLQMQVIEVSALLRFFRSPAQFFFNRSLKIDFNLRIQADDNDEPFNLDALERYKLQSALIDSAVNNQLEHADVAFINQLKASGSLPMAPFDDVLLNRYQNDIKYVIGRVLYLTGDMKHSQEVDIDLVFEGLCSSQISDTTKINLIGRIDDIYAKGQINYRPGTAHGRDFIRVYLRHLCLNAAGIDKHSYLLDIGHFHAFTAITAGSAQQLLQQFIQAYLNGQAQPLCFMPRTALAYVETDGDHVEKLRAAQALWLDEQSGFGEGNDPHNRRLFSFPEDFSEDEFGKTAAMLLQPMLSIYHKGTLAELDEYVNQTLNVSSSSGEQA; translated from the coding sequence ATGCTTAGATTAATTCAATCAAATCAGATGGAAGTTCTTTCTGAACAGCTGTCTAAAATGTTAGCAATTCCATTGGATAACGCTAATTTGCTCGCAAATGAACATATATTGGTACAAAGTCCGGGGATGTCGACTTGGCTGCGCTTAGAAGTGGCCAAATATAATGGTATCGCTGCAGCCCTTTCCTTTCCGCTGCCTTCAAGTTTTACCTGGCAGTTATGCCATGAACTGTTGCCAGATGTGCCTAAAGACAATGCCTTTACTAAAGCGGCGATGACGTGGAAGTTAATGGATTTATTACCGCCATTACTTGATGACCCAGATTTTGCCCCGCTGCAAGCCTATTTAGCCCCTGTTGAAAATCAGCACGCCAATAACACTGATGAAGCGCTACCTTATGTGCAAGCGGGCAGTTTTGATGCGATTAAGCTGTATCAATTATGTGGCCGTATTGCTGATATTTTTGATCAATACTTGGTGTATCGCCCTGAGTGGATTTTAGCTTGGGAGCAAAATGAGCAGCCACTAAAGCTGGAAGAAAACCAGCGCTGGCAGCCTAAGCTCTGGTGTGCGCTGATTGAATATAACCAGCACCACCTTCATGCCAGTACTTACCATCGCGCTAACTTACATCAACATTTGATTGCGGCGCTGCAAAACCCTGAAACGGTGATTAAGTCACTGCCTGAGCGTTTATTTGTGTTTGGTATTTCTTCTATGCCGCCACAAACCTTGCAAGTGCTTTACCACTTAGCTGAACGCATTGAAGTGATTATGTTCTCCTTGAGTCCGTGTCAGCACTATTGGGGCGATATTGTTGACCCTAAAGCCCGCGCGCGAATGGCGCTGCAATACAGCGACAGAAAACAGCTGGGTGAGGATTGGGAAAACAAGCTTGAGGTGGGTAATCCGATACTGGCTAACAATGGCAAGATGGGCCGTGAATTACTGGATTTAATGCTCGAACTGCCGCCAGAACATACTGACTTTAGTTACGACTGTTATATTGAACCCGATCAATCGCCTGACAGTTTAAACCTGCTGCAAGGGGTGCAATACGATATTCTGCAAATGGAAACCCTAGGCCAAGCTCTTGGCCCTGATGCTACGCTTTATCAAAATGTCAGTAATAGACGCTCACTCAAGCAGCAAGACCAATCCATTACCTTACGCAGTTGCCATAGTCCGCTACGCGAAGTCGAAACCCTGCACGATCATTTACTCGAATTGCTGTCAACCAATGCGAATGACAATGGTAAAGAGTCACTAAAACCCAAAGATATCGTGGTGATGATGCCCGATGTGGCGGCTTATGCGCCTTATATTGATGCGGTGTTTGGCACCAGTAATAGCGGTTTACATAGAAGTAATGACGATTCAGGCAAAGCAGCCAACTACTATATTCCTTATGCGATTGCGGATAGAGGCGCGGCCCAAGAGTCACCACTAATTAACAGCTTTCTAAATTTACTCAATATTAACCAAAGCCGTTTTGGCCTCACTGACATTATCAGTATTCTCGAAGTCCCAGCGATTTTACGCAAGTTTCAGCTTGATGATGATGCCCTACAACTCATTAGACGTTGGCTAGATGATGCCAATGTGCGTTGGGGGCGAGATGAAAAAACCAGATTACAACAAGGGGTTCCGGCATTTAAGCAGAACTCTTGGGCATTTGGTATTAGCCGCTTAATTCAAGGTTACGCCTTTAACGATGAATCAGCGCTGTATCATGACTCCCTGTTAGTTCAAGGGGTTGAAGGACAATCGGCGCAAATCCTTGGTTACTTACTCAACTTCTTAGAAGCCATTGATGAGTACCAACTGCAACTGGCTAGCCAATGTCCAACCCTTGAACGTATTGAGCAGTTACAAGGTTTATTAGAGGTGTTCTTTGATGCTGATGATGACGAACGAGAACAAGTTCAAACCATTCGCGAAGCCTTAGTCACCTTAAGCACTGAACTTGAAGATGCGGGTCATCAAGGTGAACTCGATGTTGAAGTGCTCAAGCAATGGTTTAATCAAAACCTTAATGAATCTCGAGTTGGTCAACGCTACCTTGCCGGTAGTGTTAACTTTTGTACCTTGATGCCGATGCGCTCAATTCCTTTTAAAGTGGTGTGTTTACTAGGTATGAATGACGGGGTTTATCCACGAGTACAGCATCCTGTTGGTTTTGACTTAATGGCCCACAATGGCGCCATTAAGGGTGACCGTTCACGTCGATTAGACGATCGTTACTTGTTTTTAGAAGCCTTATTATCCGCTAGAGAGCAATTTTATATCAGCTACATTGGGCACTCTGAGCGGGATAATGCTGAGCGTATCCCTTCTATGCTGGTGTCTGAATTAACCGAGTATTGTCAACTGTGTTATTTTGCCGACTACTTTTTTAATAAACAGAGTGCGTTTAATAAAGAAAATGGCAATAACCAAGAGCTGGAACTAGAACTAGAACTAGAAAATCGCCAAGGCTTACGCCAAACCATTGCAGTCAGTGATGCCGATAAGGCGCTATTAACTCATTTGATACAGCAACAACCTTTGCAGCCTTTTGACGCCAAACTGTTCACCCCAAGAGATGCCAATGACCATCAAGATAAACATGTTCTGCAGCAAAGTTATAATCATCAATGGTGTCCACCTAATGCAAGCGATGCCAAAGCCTTACGTAATAACAGCCGCTTCTTTAACTCTGCAGCGCCGTTAGATTTATCCGCTGATGACAACTTACTTGAAGCACTATCAGGCCAAGACTTACAGATGCAAGTCATCGAAGTCTCTGCCCTATTACGATTTTTTAGAAGTCCGGCGCAATTCTTTTTTAATCGCAGCCTAAAAATTGATTTCAATTTACGCATTCAAGCTGACGATAATGATGAGCCATTTAACTTAGATGCCTTAGAGCGCTATAAACTGCAATCAGCACTGATTGATAGCGCCGTTAATAATCAACTTGAACATGCGGATGTGGCGTTCATTAATCAACTTAAAGCCAGTGGTAGTCTACCGATGGCGCCATTTGATGATGTACTACTCAACCGCTATCAAAATGACATTAAATACGTGATTGGTAGAGTGCTGTATCTGACTGGCGACATGAAGCACAGTCAAGAAGTGGATATTGATTTAGTGTTTGAAGGGCTGTGCAGCTCTCAAATCTCCGATACCACTAAGATCAATCTTATTGGTCGCATCGATGATATTTACGCAAAAGGGCAAATCAATTATCGCCCTGGCACGGCCCATGGCCGAGATTTCATCAGGGTTTATTTACGTCACTTATGCCTCAATGCTGCAGGAATCGATAAACATAGCTACCTGCTGGATATTGGTCACTTCCATGCATTTACCGCGATTACAGCAGGATCTGCTCAGCAATTATTACAACAATTCATTCAGGCTTATCTCAATGGCCAAGCGCAGCCGTTATGCTTTATGCCACGTACCGCACTGGCCTATGTAGAAACTGATGGTGACCATGTGGAAAAACTCCGTGCAGCTCAAGCATTATGGCTAGATGAACAGTCTGGTTTTGGTGAAGGTAACGACCCCCATAACCGCCGCTTATTTAGTTTCCCAGAGGACTTTAGTGAAGATGAATTTGGTAAAACAGCCGCCATGTTATTACAACCCATGCTGAGTATTTATCACAAAGGCACCCTCGCCGAGCTTGATGAATATGTTAACCAAACGCTCAACGTATCAAGTTCATCAGGGGAGCAAGCTTAA
- a CDS encoding HNH endonuclease has translation MPNVNLDALISREDFEVIESNSRASSFNQNVSVKDLERGEFFYAGLRKPDFQRETSDWTDDQLCEFIQSFIDGDLIPAVILWNSGPYNFVIDGAHRLGALISWINDDYGDGALSQKFFNNDIDEEQKDIANKTREKINNSVKSYSEYKNAISDSSNCDREILEKALSLGRTSIQLQWVTGGAEKAELSFFKINQKASKINDTEIELLKSRRKAFAITSRAIIRAGTGHQYWSKFDSIIMKDIERLAKEIHSLIFLPKTPGTIRTLDLPLIKKHNSPQTNSFIFDLVKKCNDVPTNTNKISDDEDGILTVQYLKKVRKFLNRINSSHPSSLGLHPLVYFYNKRGNHIYSAILAWVDVIKNVEKSAQTLNSFTVIRYDLEKFLIKYKHFISGVNAKYGSGTKSYKHISKIYILVISQLQKQELEKTIVDSILNEYGFLSELDEINITSTRFSMDVKSQIYIQETLPKSSTCSHCRGLIHQNSISFDHIIRKQDGGTGNPNNGALMHPYCNTSAKN, from the coding sequence ATGCCAAATGTTAATTTGGACGCGTTAATTTCTCGTGAAGATTTTGAAGTAATCGAAAGTAATTCAAGAGCATCATCTTTTAATCAAAATGTTAGTGTTAAAGACTTAGAAAGAGGTGAATTTTTTTATGCTGGGTTAAGAAAACCGGATTTTCAACGTGAAACATCTGATTGGACTGATGATCAACTATGTGAATTTATTCAAAGTTTTATTGATGGAGACCTTATTCCCGCTGTCATTTTGTGGAACTCTGGCCCTTACAACTTTGTAATAGATGGTGCACATCGATTAGGTGCATTAATCTCTTGGATTAATGATGACTACGGTGATGGTGCACTTTCTCAAAAATTTTTTAATAATGATATAGATGAAGAACAAAAAGATATTGCAAATAAAACAAGAGAAAAAATAAATAACTCTGTAAAGTCATATAGTGAATATAAAAATGCGATTTCAGATAGTTCCAACTGCGATAGGGAAATACTCGAGAAAGCTCTTAGCTTAGGAAGAACTTCTATACAACTACAATGGGTGACTGGTGGAGCAGAAAAAGCTGAGCTTTCTTTTTTCAAAATAAACCAAAAAGCATCAAAAATTAACGATACTGAAATTGAATTACTAAAATCACGTAGAAAAGCTTTCGCAATAACATCGAGAGCGATAATTAGAGCTGGGACAGGACACCAATATTGGTCCAAGTTTGATTCTATTATTATGAAAGACATTGAACGCTTAGCAAAAGAAATTCACAGTTTAATATTTCTTCCTAAGACTCCTGGGACAATAAGAACACTTGACTTACCTTTAATAAAGAAACATAACTCACCTCAAACTAATAGTTTCATATTTGACTTGGTAAAAAAATGTAACGACGTTCCAACTAATACGAATAAAATATCTGATGACGAGGATGGGATTTTAACTGTTCAGTATCTAAAAAAGGTTCGTAAATTTCTAAATAGGATTAATTCTTCACATCCTTCTTCATTAGGCTTACATCCTTTAGTCTATTTTTATAATAAACGTGGTAACCATATATATTCTGCAATTCTCGCATGGGTTGATGTGATTAAGAACGTTGAGAAGTCAGCACAAACATTAAACTCTTTTACTGTTATCCGATACGACTTAGAAAAGTTCCTTATTAAATATAAGCATTTCATTTCGGGAGTCAATGCTAAATATGGAAGCGGAACAAAGAGTTATAAACACATATCTAAAATTTACATATTGGTTATTAGCCAGTTACAGAAACAAGAATTAGAAAAAACAATCGTTGACTCAATTTTAAATGAATACGGTTTTCTGAGTGAGTTAGATGAAATTAATATCACATCTACAAGGTTTTCTATGGACGTAAAATCACAAATATACATTCAAGAAACATTACCTAAGAGCTCTACCTGTTCCCATTGTCGAGGTTTAATTCACCAAAATTCAATTTCTTTTGACCACATCATACGAAAACAAGATGGCGGTACAGGGAATCCTAATAATGGAGCTTTGATGCATCCATATTGCAATACATCAGCGAAAAACTAA
- the recB gene encoding exodeoxyribonuclease V subunit beta: MTQLQNDDITNVEAASSETNNSETNSSKLENKVIKLDPLTLPFAGSSLIEASAGTGKTYTISGLYLRLLLGDKDKAPLTCEQILVVTFTNAATEELRDRIRKRIQIAFKCFIGLDTNDEFVEALYRQVPESERAIALRRLDLALKSLDESAIFTIHGFCQRILSDMAFESSLLFESEFTLDDSEFLHHAVRDFWREVCYPLPQVLAQVIDNEFGDPDTLAWQLKPLLGATQAQISFAPKDFGKLSDELIQSLARFKIRWPKDSETELELLHSLPLNGARFGKKADNYPKLAVMLDRLTNWVASGHGLPPVKDLEMLALSGLKLNKGGTVPTPSEAPLLDHIERLFELINQIKPAFLIRARDGIRLRFMLQKAQRNLMTPDDLLITLAAALESGTGSEAESEADAESSTAHHLAKAIATRFPVALIDEFQDTDPLQFNIFSAIYQQQAQHDGLSLLMIGDPKQAIYAFRGADIHTYIHARKQTKAHYNLETNYRSSTALVNGVNQLFSQHKDPFISDAIPYDVVNTPASADNKRLTEANDNQSALRIKLLSEDENGLNKTTARHVLANDAASEIKRLLTEAQTNQCHMNGKPLIAKDIAVLVRDKNEASVIKQALSDRNIGAVFLSRDSVFNTQEAFELAIILRAIASPKDERCLRAALATELMGYSAQKIHLFNQDEEQRQFLLDQFADWHQTWVKRGIMPALLSLANQTQLIKRYLSKQLSSFSANSSAKSTTDNQAESSLDSVPESGERRLTDFRHLCELLQQKATELDGSSALMNWFEQQLIDAQGNDEQQLRLESEQNLVQIVTIHKSKGLEYPVCMVPFISLARDNRRKPAPMLYHQDEQLIWDVEGSKEGWEQFKQENLAEDLRLLYVALTRPVYVCYLYIANHSRMLKAGVSSHLYETAIGYLLGVISKDCDFEQLSQKAQAIKTSGADIDAISIDIIEDIDESVLTEINNNQQQLAAKRLQRDYHTPWRVGSYSGLVKHLAHEKVAPGADDEDFSQETLPQFETATDINPFDTDVEDNAINRFTFERGANAGSFMHLVLELFDFTNADVELPEALPKAMDQYGFDKEIWTDTLIEWYQQILHSPLITGNAAQDNQLLNHQGLPLTLAQLTPEQKLVEMEFYLPINQLKAQQLNQLLQQYGYDSGLEFDELQGMLKGFIDLTFEYKGQYFIADYKSNHLGDDLTCYDHDAMATAISSHRYNLQYILYTLALHRYLSLRMPSYDYQRHIGGSFYLFLRGMSPEAAGAGIFFDKPPLALITDLDALFTNNNALEQK; this comes from the coding sequence ATGACTCAATTACAGAACGATGACATCACTAACGTTGAAGCTGCTAGCTCTGAAACTAATAATTCAGAAACAAATAGCTCAAAATTAGAAAATAAAGTCATTAAACTGGATCCACTGACGCTACCTTTTGCCGGTTCAAGCTTAATTGAAGCCAGTGCCGGAACCGGAAAAACCTACACCATTTCGGGGCTATATTTACGGCTATTATTGGGTGATAAAGACAAAGCCCCGCTGACTTGTGAGCAAATATTGGTTGTGACCTTCACCAATGCCGCCACTGAAGAGCTGCGGGATAGAATTCGTAAACGGATTCAAATTGCCTTTAAATGCTTTATTGGTTTAGACACCAATGATGAATTTGTAGAAGCTTTATACCGACAAGTACCCGAGTCTGAGCGAGCTATTGCCCTTAGACGCTTAGATCTGGCATTAAAGTCCCTTGATGAGTCAGCCATTTTTACCATTCATGGTTTTTGTCAGCGAATTTTATCTGACATGGCTTTTGAGTCATCGCTATTATTTGAATCAGAATTCACCCTCGATGACAGTGAGTTTTTACACCATGCGGTGCGCGATTTTTGGCGCGAGGTGTGCTATCCGCTGCCGCAAGTATTAGCCCAGGTGATTGATAACGAGTTTGGCGACCCTGACACGCTTGCATGGCAACTCAAACCACTACTTGGCGCCACACAAGCTCAAATATCGTTTGCGCCTAAAGACTTTGGCAAATTATCCGATGAGCTAATACAAAGCCTTGCGCGATTTAAAATACGCTGGCCAAAAGACAGTGAAACCGAATTAGAGTTACTCCACAGCCTGCCGCTCAATGGCGCTCGATTTGGCAAAAAAGCCGACAACTATCCCAAGCTTGCGGTGATGTTAGATCGCTTAACCAACTGGGTTGCCTCTGGTCATGGTTTACCGCCAGTCAAAGATTTAGAGATGTTGGCGCTTTCAGGGTTAAAACTTAATAAAGGCGGCACTGTACCGACCCCATCTGAAGCGCCCTTATTGGATCATATTGAACGTTTATTTGAGCTAATAAACCAGATAAAACCGGCCTTTTTAATCCGTGCTCGTGACGGTATACGTCTGCGGTTTATGCTGCAAAAAGCCCAACGCAACTTAATGACCCCAGATGATCTATTGATCACCTTGGCAGCAGCCCTTGAATCAGGAACTGGATCAGAAGCTGAATCAGAAGCTGATGCTGAGTCATCAACAGCGCACCATTTAGCCAAAGCGATTGCGACGCGCTTTCCGGTAGCACTCATTGACGAATTCCAAGATACCGACCCGCTGCAATTCAACATTTTCTCAGCCATTTACCAGCAGCAAGCACAACATGATGGTTTGAGCTTATTAATGATTGGCGATCCAAAACAGGCCATTTATGCCTTTCGCGGCGCAGATATACACACTTATATCCATGCCCGTAAGCAAACTAAAGCGCACTATAATCTCGAAACCAATTACCGTTCATCCACAGCATTAGTCAACGGCGTTAACCAACTATTTAGCCAACATAAAGACCCGTTCATCAGCGATGCGATTCCATACGATGTGGTCAATACCCCTGCGAGTGCTGACAATAAAAGGCTCACCGAAGCCAATGACAATCAATCAGCGCTGCGGATAAAACTGTTATCAGAAGATGAAAATGGTTTAAACAAAACCACTGCGCGTCATGTACTTGCAAATGATGCCGCCAGTGAAATAAAACGCTTATTAACTGAAGCGCAAACTAATCAATGCCACATGAATGGCAAACCACTAATTGCCAAAGATATCGCGGTATTAGTACGAGATAAAAACGAAGCCTCGGTGATTAAACAAGCGCTGAGTGATCGTAATATCGGCGCAGTATTTTTAAGTCGAGATAGCGTATTCAATACCCAAGAAGCCTTTGAACTGGCCATTATCTTGCGCGCCATAGCCAGCCCCAAAGACGAGCGTTGCCTACGAGCAGCATTAGCCACTGAGTTAATGGGTTATAGCGCTCAAAAAATTCATCTGTTCAACCAAGATGAAGAGCAGCGACAATTTTTACTCGACCAATTCGCTGACTGGCATCAAACCTGGGTTAAGCGCGGCATCATGCCAGCGTTGTTGAGTTTGGCTAACCAAACTCAACTGATTAAGCGCTATTTATCTAAACAGCTTTCTAGTTTTTCAGCTAACTCAAGTGCCAAGTCAACAACTGATAACCAAGCTGAATCAAGCCTAGATAGCGTGCCTGAAAGTGGTGAACGCCGACTAACTGACTTCCGCCACCTGTGTGAGCTTTTACAACAAAAAGCCACTGAACTTGATGGTAGCAGCGCATTAATGAATTGGTTTGAGCAACAACTGATTGATGCTCAAGGTAATGATGAACAACAGTTACGTCTTGAAAGCGAACAGAACCTGGTTCAAATTGTCACCATTCATAAAAGTAAGGGACTTGAATACCCTGTATGTATGGTGCCTTTTATTAGTTTAGCCCGGGACAATCGCCGCAAGCCTGCACCTATGCTTTACCATCAAGATGAACAGTTGATCTGGGATGTTGAAGGCAGCAAAGAAGGTTGGGAGCAATTCAAACAAGAGAATCTAGCTGAAGATTTACGACTTTTATATGTAGCCCTCACTCGCCCTGTTTATGTGTGCTACTTGTACATTGCTAACCACAGCCGCATGCTTAAAGCGGGGGTAAGTAGTCACTTATACGAAACCGCCATTGGTTACTTATTGGGTGTTATCAGTAAGGACTGCGATTTTGAGCAACTGTCACAAAAAGCCCAAGCGATTAAAACCAGTGGCGCCGATATCGATGCCATCAGCATTGATATTATTGAAGATATTGATGAATCGGTATTAACTGAGATCAATAATAACCAACAGCAACTGGCCGCGAAACGCTTACAACGTGATTACCATACGCCATGGCGAGTCGGCAGTTACTCAGGTTTAGTCAAACACCTCGCCCATGAAAAAGTCGCGCCAGGTGCTGACGATGAAGACTTTAGTCAAGAAACGCTGCCACAATTTGAAACGGCAACCGACATAAACCCATTTGATACTGATGTTGAAGATAACGCGATTAATCGTTTTACCTTCGAGCGCGGCGCCAATGCAGGTAGCTTCATGCATTTAGTCTTAGAGCTGTTTGATTTCACCAATGCGGATGTGGAATTGCCTGAAGCATTACCCAAGGCCATGGATCAATATGGTTTTGATAAAGAGATTTGGACAGATACCTTAATCGAGTGGTATCAGCAAATATTACATAGTCCCCTCATTACAGGTAATGCCGCGCAAGATAACCAGCTGCTAAACCATCAAGGTTTACCACTGACATTAGCCCAGCTAACCCCTGAACAAAAATTGGTGGAGATGGAGTTTTATCTGCCAATTAATCAATTAAAAGCCCAGCAGCTTAATCAGTTATTACAACAATACGGCTACGATTCAGGACTTGAATTTGACGAGCTACAAGGCATGTTAAAAGGCTTTATCGATTTAACCTTTGAGTATAAAGGACAATATTTTATTGCTGATTATAAATCTAACCATTTGGGTGATGATTTAACTTGTTATGACCATGATGCGATGGCAACAGCCATTAGTAGCCACCGTTATAATCTGCAATATATTCTTTATACCTTGGCACTGCATCGTTACTTGTCACTGCGAATGCCAAGTTATGATTATCAGCGCCATATCGGCGGCAGTTTTTACCTTTTCTTACGTGGTATGAGCCCTGAAGCCGCCGGAGCTGGAATATTTTTTGATAAACCGCCTTTGGCATTAATCACTGATTTAGATGCACTATTTACAAACAACAATGCATTGGAGCAAAAATAA